TGTTtgccaaataaacacataaagaGATTTCCAGAAAGCTTAATCATTAAGGAACCACAATGGTCACAATGAATTAAGACTGCATAGACAAGTAAGGGTAATTATTTTAATCCGAAAATAGCAAGTACTGGTAAGAATGATGACCAATTAATTCTCTtctgctggtggaaatgcaaaatGGTGCAGTTTGGGAAATACTCTGTTCCTCTAAAGACtaaatatatagtttttatataaaCTAATACTCTTACTCCTAGTCATTTGTGGGCACAAAAACTCATATTCTCACCAGCTTGAGGTAGAAAAATACAGATATAGAGAGATGCCCAGAAACTTCTTTAGATTTGCCCAAAACTCACAAGTTACATGATTTTCATCTGTTAAACGAATGGACTACGATAATTCTATAAATTGGTATTTTCCAATACATAGGAATGGTCCCCACAAGTCTCATCGGTATGTGAGGAGACTGGAGGAGGCCACTGACCCTAACGAGCAAGTGAAGAAAATCAAAAATCCACTGTTCCTCTTCGAGAATAAGATCACAAGGAGCAAGAGAAATTTCCCCCCCCCACAGGCCACAagagagggtgccagacctcagGACAGATGGCCGTGAGTCACCGTGTCGGTGACAGGAAtcgaactctggacctttggaaggaAGGGCAATGAACAATTCCGGCCGGTTGCAAGCGCAATTTTAATCAGACGTGAGTGAGTGCTTTCtgtggctcccccccccccccccattaacaCAGAAAGAATGGACAGGATAACCAACTCCTACCTTCAACCTGGAAGTGGTTTGTTTGTCTGCTCACTCCCAGACAATGCCTGAAGATCAGGTTTCTAACTGGCCTGGATGTGATCTCTGGCAAGGTGTTTCATTAGTAGACACTTCCCCATTCCCCAAACCAAAATTTCAATGAgggtgtgagaaaaaaaaaatcactccgcaccaaaagagagagagagagagagagagagagagagagagagagagagagagagagagagggagggagggagggagggaaggagggagggagggagggagatattTCATAGTTGAATAATATAATAACTGAATTGAAATCTTTAGTGAGGAGGTTTAACATCAGACAAGGTCAAGCAGAAGGAAAGACCCACCAGCTTGGAGACATATCCCTGACAACCAACCCATCTaaaaatagaaagggaaagagaatatACAAGTGTAAAGATAAATTATGAGGTGTAGCTACAGAACAGCCAAGCAGATACTGCTCTGAGAGAGTCAGGGAGAGTCAGAAAGcttatacagaaagaaaaaagtatttcaaGTTCTtcctaatgtttttttttttaatttgaaaagtttACGTGATCATCACATCTAAGAATCTaagtaaacaaagcaaaaatggaCAGATCTGAGAGGAGAAGTTGATGGGAACACAATAGTAAGATGACTTCATGCTCTGCTTTTCACATAGATAGAAAAGTCAAAAGCCCAGTACCGTTGGGCACGCCTGTAATTCAGCCCCCGGGAgcagaggctgaggaaagaggtcAAGGCTTCATGCCTGCTGGGAAAGCGCTCTGCAAACCGAGCTGCATCCCTGCCCAACAGAAAGCTTTAAATGATGTCGTCTCACTAACCAATAGAAAAATCTACTGCTTACTCAATACTTCCATTTAGCTGCTTTCCAGGTgacttttattttcctattttctacATAAGCTTGAGTAAGCCCTTTGCGAATAGGGATACACAGTGCTCCAACTTCCAGCTGTATGCCAGTCACAAACAAGGACATATGACCAGAGAGTAAAAGTTTATTAATCATAGGTGAATTCAGTTACTATGTATCATTAGTATACATACCCTGGAGGGAGGCCGGGGACAGAAAACACTAGCTGGGAGCCAGAATAAGAAGTAACAAAATAGGTGAGAACAATAATCGGTACAATcaatttgagagacagaggcgaGGTTTCTGGGTCCGCAACTACACGTGGATCTACTAAAACTGAATGTGAcctataaaaaggaagaaagaaatgtctgTCACAACACTACTTGTAAAAAGTCCCAAACTGAAAACTGTAGATGCAATCATGTAGCTACCCAGGAAAAGCCACAGGTAAGTTCTCCTACAGAATCCTACACACCATGGAGAATGGTGACTATAGTCACGTGAAACAATGGAATACATTTCCCCAAAGCATTTCAGAGCAGAAGTCAGACCAGGAGGATCCAACTGGGGCTGATCTAGCTCAGTTGTAGAACCCTTGCTTAGCATGAGTGAGAACCCCGGGATCTGTCTGCAGCCGCCCAAGAGCATGTTTCAAAGAAGTAACTACTAGATAATTCCTTTGACACAAGGTTAAAAAAACGGGTCCTGGGACTTCTCCTTTAGAAACGCCTGAGGAAATGTCCCTCATGGGGTCATGAGAAAAACACTGGCAACAAAGAATTTAATTCAAAGTATTTCCCGAAGAAAGGTAAGCCTACAGAAGCGCTGACGGACCACAGCCAGCATTTTAACAGTGCGACTGAGCTTCTCAGAATTCCCAGAGACACCGGCAGGAGAGCCTGGATACTCACAGTTACTTCACGAACAGCGTGGGCATGTCCTTTTTGCTGATACAGCACAGGAAATGAGTACCAcaaaaaatgttataaatttcCTCTTTCTGACATTTTTCCCTGCAAATGCCTTTTGCTAGCCAGCATGTATCAAAAATTCGTCGTATGTAAATATTCAGTCCGCTTCTAgctacaaacagaaaaaagaaaggttaatGTGATAGTTATTGTCTCCAGTGTCATGGATAAATTAGACTTTCAACTCACCATACAGTTTAATAAGAAACTTCACATAATCAGATAGATATATCCATCATATCTATGACTACATACCCCTTCTGGTTGCTTTGGCCTCACCTTTCAGGGGCCCTGTTATAAGCCATTAGCTCTCATGATCCAGAATGACATGAACTACTGGTCATTTATATGTACAGGACAACACAGTAGGTTCAGCGTGCCGCTATTTTCTACATGGAAAGATCATTCAGCAAAGAAGTTCCGGGGGTCTGCAGAGACTCCATACCAGGAGACACGAACATCTCCCAGGTAGCTTTCGGTTGTCAAAACTTCATtctgaaggaaggaagaccaaTGGCCTAGAATTCAGAAGCCATCAGTCCCACCCTGATGTGTCCAATGATTTTTTGTTAAGTGCCCCGTTACCTGTCCTAGCTCAATTACAGAGTACTCAGGGGTATCCTATGGGATAATAGGAAAGAAATGGCTCGAAGTACCTAAAACCCATACCTAAGTCTATCAATGTTAATACCTAGGTGCCCTTGGAAGCCAAGGAGTAATGGAcggggaggtggggggggcagTTCATGGGAATGGGTGTAGCCCGGGCTATCCCTCTCTTCTATGGCAAGCCTTGCTCTCTCTTCTAGCTGCCAGCATAGACCCATGGATTAGACTTTGATCTGCAGAAAGAATCAATGTGTGCAGAATGAATAGTGTATGGTCAAATGCTGCTGGTAAGCAAAGTTGCCTGCTGCATGTTCACTAGCAGAGCAgcccctctggagacagaggacTCAAGAGGAGACACGGTGCAGCATCCAGAGATCCTGCCGCACCCAAGAGCAGCAACCGTCTCAGTGTGTGCCCAGGTGTGTCTGTCTTTTTCATGGTTCACTCTTGATTCTCAAGTGGCAACTTTTGAATGTGAAGGTTTGAGGTAGGAAGAAGGAGCTTTCTGAACACCCACAAGCCCCTATGTTAGCTACTAAGTGGGGGGTTTCTTCATATTCCCACATGACTCCCCCCTGTCCAGAGCACAGTTTGGCTACTCAACCTGATGCCCTCACAGGATCCAGCTATGCTACAAAGGAATTTAATGCAGACTGACGACTAGCTCAGTGTTTAGATTCTTCTCACTGTAACATTTGCCTTGACttctaaataaacaagaaagtgtGGGAACAGCCAACCATGAGAGTCCTTGGGGGACAGCTTCCCTTCTACCTTATGTCCTGTCTTTGCTCTAAGAGTTTTCACTCCCCTCTGCCCCATTTCTGCCCACATCCCTCCAGCCTCACTGACAAGCTTCCGAGATGCTCAAGACCCAAATTCAGAGCCAGTTCTTCTCTGAAGAGAGCCATCTCCTGTTAGTGCCCTCAGGTCATCTCTTCGTTCCCTGCAGCAACCCACAGCATGCATCTCTGCCCATATTCCTCCGGCTTTTACTTCTGTTCTCTTGGCCCTGCCTTTGTCTCGGTCTTGTAGAGCCTCACACCACAATTCTGTAAGCAAAGGGATTCATTTTACCTGGTGGAACACAGCAGAGCAAGGCAAAGACCACAAGGACCAGCTGTAGGCGCCTCATGGCCAAGCCGGTGAGCAAAGAGTCAGCTGAGCTGCAAGGCAGAGTCACTGTATGTGTGGCTTATGAGACATGAGGACCCGTGTGGCTAGTGAACCTTTTGGAACAAGGACATCTGCTTGCTCCACTGAGCAGCCCAATAAATGCAAGGTCTGACTTTGAATACAGCAGCTCATCACTAACAAATGCTTGCTGGCTGCCACTTCTGAGTTTCCAGCCCAGTTGACACTGTGTCAATTCAATAGTCTCGTTCAAAGCCCTACTGGGGTTCTGTGTAGATACCTTTACGTCTTCAGAGTACAACCATTTAACAAATGCCTAATGTGTTCTCAAAGCTCTAAGTCTCATGTGTTGGGGATGGTTATTTTCACCCTTCCACAGTCAAAGCTCAGGTGCGAATCTCCCCTTTTGAAAAACGAGTCTTCTGAATTGTAGCTGGACTAGACAGCTTCACCGAGTTCATGTAAAGTGTCAATGGCAGCAGCACATTGTACAAACTGCCTGGCCTGAACTGATTCTAGCCTGGCTGCAAgctctttagaaaacaagaatCCCCCAAAGGTGCAGGATAACCTGCATAGTACCACCAGCACAGTCCCAGAGAACACTGAGCCACGGCCTTCTACTGACCTCCTACGTAGTGTGAGGTATGCACAGGAAGTATGATAAAAATGTCTTCTTTGATGACTGAGGGTCAACAGGGCTTGGCAGCTTCTGAGATGTTTAACAAAAGCCGTACGGTCTTGTGTGAAGGCCAAAGATCCCTTAAGGCATAAAGCCGAGCACTGATCTATACAAGTTTTTAATAAGGCGCTTCATCTGGCTAAACAACGGTATTCTCGCCCGTAGAGTGGTCTATCTTCCTGTCCCAGAGACTTTTGAGAGCAAATGAAGcaattgtcatgaaaaatccttgTGAGCTGTACATCAGTAAGGCCACATAACAAAGACCTTTAAAACAGAGGTGACATACCTTCAACTAGAGAGCAAAGAACCAACACTAGAAACCCGCTCTTCCGTCACTGACCTAGGGCTGGAGGTATAGCTCAGGGTTAGAGCCCTTGTCTCGGATGCACAACATTGTAGGTTTGACCCCaatataagtaagtaaataaacaacaaacaaacaaataaatagattgcTATGGCTTTGCCCTATGTTTTGTCTACCATAGTAGGTGTGCATAGATgatggtggcttgaaagaaaatagcccccaaaggaagtagcactattaggagttgtggccttattagaggaggtgtggtcttgtaggaggaagtgtgtcactgtggaggcaggctttgaggtctcttatatgctcaagatactgcccagtgttaGAGCACTTCCTATTGcttgcaagtcaagatgtaggacgctcggctacttctccagcaccatgcctgcatgCAAGCCACCATGTTataccataatgataatggactaaacctctggaaatgTAAGTCAACCTAATtaagtgtttttcctttataagagtttccatggtcatggtgtctcttcacagcaatagaaatcctaactaaaatggatagatagatgacaggtagatagaagatagatagatagatagatagatagatagatagatagatagatagatagacagatatataGACTGACCACCTGACCACTTCCGTGGGCTCTTGTTTTCAAATTCCACGAATCTTATAGCATGGCATGGGTTCATATCTGTGAAAGATCCATGAGAGACCTACAAAGCAGAAAATCAGCAAATAATGAACAGAAGACGTGAGTTCAGAGAAGCCTAAAGGGTCACGTGATCACAATGCTGTGAGAGATACTCCTAAAGAGCATGTTCCAACCAGAAGCACAGCCAGATTTTCTTTCCCATAGTCCATAAGGTTTCTGATCTCCTCtcccccagccaatcaccttggcCTCCATTTCAACCCTTCCTCTGTGTCCTATAGAATCCCAACTCCCTTGGACACATCTTTACCCCTCCATCTCCGAGTTAGTGGTTCTGGGTTCTCTGAGGGCAGTGCTTCTGTGCACTGCTACTGTTCAGAAGTAACCTACCTTCTGGGGCATCCCAAGCCGTGGGGCAGGCAAGTAGCTTCTTTCGATCTCCTAATGGCCCCCTGCCCCTTCCACAGCAATACCTTCTGTGAAATGGGTACCTCCTATCCCTCTCCCTGCTCACACTGAGTACCTCATCACACCTTACCAGGTTTACCTCCAACATATAGTTCACACCCATAGACTGTTCATCATCTCCACTACCGCGCCTCAATCCCCTGAAGTCATCACCGTCTGTCACTAAACTAAGAGACCTTCTACCTGGTCTCCTGTACCATGTTTAGATAACTACCATCCGTCCTCCACTCAATAACTGAAATAGCCTTTATAGAAACCTGATCGTGAATTTGCCTGGGAAAAGCCCTTCAGTGGTTCCCACAGTGAGATCCACTAGCAAGGACAACTAATGTGTGctgtcctggtttgctttctgatGTCATAATAAAACACTACGACCAAAAGTCACTTGAGGAGCAAAGCATCGGTTGGGCTGATACATCTTTCTCAATTACAGTTCCTCACCCAAGGGAGCCAAGACAGGCCgctgaaggcaggaactcaaacacagACTAGACAAGAAAGCGCCTTGCAGGCTTGCTCTCCACGGTTTGCGTGGTTTGCTTTCTTCTATACCATCTGCCCAGGGGTAGTAGCTCCCACAGTTGGCTAggtccttccacatcaattatcaatcgATAAAATGACCCCCCCAGGCCAATccgatggaagcattttctcagctgaggtctCTTATTCTCAGGTGAGTCTAGTTTCCTTTGAGGGTAGAGACTAGCGTAAATGTGCTTATATGGAAAGGTTATAATGGAGCCATTGGCCCCGAAATTAATACGTGCTAAGAAGgactaaataaaattttcaaaatgttgTGTATCAGGCAtgttttttcttgttattgttgtatttttttttttcattttctactaCCTGACAAATCGGGTTATTTATTGCATTCTAAATACTCTCTAtagggggccgggcggtggtggcgcacgcctgtaatcccagcacttgggaggcagagacaggtggatctctgtgagttcgagaccagcctggtctacagagctagttccaggacaggctccaaagccacagagaaaccctgtctcgaaaaaaccaaaaaaaaaaaaaaatactctctatagggctggcaagatggctccgtgggtaaaaaTACCATGATGCTGAGAACTTGTGCTTGAACCTTGAATCCCACGGTGGGAAGGAAGGACTGACTCCCatcagctgtcttctgacctccctacGCTGGCCATGGCTTGTGTGTGCTCCCACTCAGAGGCCCACACACAATGATAATAAAGTATTTCTAAATGGAAATACTATGTACAGAAGAAGAGTGGATACAA
Above is a window of Microtus pennsylvanicus isolate mMicPen1 chromosome 15, mMicPen1.hap1, whole genome shotgun sequence DNA encoding:
- the Defb135 gene encoding beta-defensin 135, which encodes MRRLQLVLVVFALLCCVPPARSGLNIYIRRIFDTCWLAKGICREKCQKEEIYNIFCGTHFLCCISKKDMPTLFVK